The following is a genomic window from Coriobacteriaceae bacterium.
ATCTGCCCGCGGCCCGACTCCTCATCGAGCCCCGCAAGACCACCGACCTCGCAATAGCGCCCAAGCGACACCGTTGGCGTGTGACCGCTCACCACGACCGGACCCTTGCCCTCGGCAGAAAGCAGCCCGGTCGGCGCATCCCAATAGCCGTGACGAATCCACAGCAGGTCATCGGCCGACTGCACCGCGAGCATCTGCTGCAGCAGCTCGCGATCGGCACCCACCGCTCCAACGCCATCGGCACAATCGACGCCATGCTCAAGCAAAAATGCGCGCGCCGCCTTCATCTCGATTCCAGCATGTACCAGCAGATACGGGCGCTCCTCGGTCTCGGCCACCGCGTAGAGCGGCAGCGCGGCCATCCATCGCACGAGCTCCTCGTATGCCTCAAATTCCATGTCGTTGAGCTGCTCGCGCGTCGTCCAGCCACCGTTGATATCCCAGGTCTCGGCATCGAGCGGATCCTGGCCAATGATGGCATCGAGCATGATCTGTTCGTGATTGCCCTTGAGCACGCGGGCGTTGGGCAGCGAGCGCACGAGCTTAATAACACCGACAGGATCGGGCCCGCGATCGATCATGTCGCCCAGCACGTACAGCGTGTCGTCGGACGTCAACGAGATCTTAGACAGGGCCTCGTCAAGCGCACGCACGTGCCCGTGAGCATCAGATGTCACATAGATCGCCATGGTACGCCTCTCCTTGCATTGCGGTCTAAGCCCGGCGCCGCAACTAAAACTTCAAGTTGAACTTAAACGTTACCCATTGTACTCCGTTGCAATAAAGCTGGAAAGGGTTTCCGAGCAGAGGCAAAGACGGAAGCCGTCTATGACGATATCGCGCACGCCCGCAATCCAACCCCATAAACCCACCATCTTTGGGTACAAATAACCGCAGACAACTGACCGTGCCACGCCAACCACCCAGGAGCGGACACCATCCATGAACCAGATACTTCTCTTTATCGGCCTCGTCATCATTTTGTGCCTGACCATTAAACCCGTCGGCAAAAAGCTCCCCTTCCCCACCCTGCTCATCTTTATCGCACTCGGCATGCTGCTGGGCGTCAACGGCCCGGCTCACATCGACTTTAGCGACTACGCGCTCACCGAAACCGTCTGCAGCACGGCGCTGCTGTTCATCATGTTCTACGGCGGTTTTAACACCAACATCGACCGTGCCAAGCCCGTCGCCGCGCCTGCGGTGCTGCTGAGCACGCTCGGCGTCGTCATCACCGCAGGCATCACCGGCGTGTTCGCCCACTTTGTGCTGGGCTTCGACTGGATCGGCGGCCTGCTGCTGGGATCGGTCGTGGCGTCCACCGACGCGGCCAGCGTCTTTAGCGTTCTGCGCGAGCACAGCCTTTCGCTGAGGGGCGGCACCGACTCGCTGCTCGAGGTCGAATCGGGCTCCAACGACCCCGTCGCCTACATGCTCACTGCCGTGCTCGCGACCCTCGCGGCGGGCGGCGACATTAACATTCCCGTGCTGCTGACCAAGCAGATCATCCTGGGCGTGGGGTTGGGCCTTGCCATCGGCTGGACATCCAGCCGTCTGATTGAGCGCGCACACGCAACGGCCGAAGGCGCGCAGACCATCTTCTTGTTCGCCGTGGCCATCGTCGCCTACGCGCTGCCGAGCTACCTGGGCGGCAATGGCTTTTTGGCCGTATACCTTGCAGGCATTGTGCTGGGCGCAAGCGACATCACCGGTAAGGTCGAGATGGCGCACTTCTTCGACACCCTCACCGAGATGGCAGAGATGACCATCTTCTTCTTGCTCGGCCTGCTCGTAACGCCCGCACGCCTGCCGCAGATGCTGCTGCCGGGCCTGGCGCTCATGGCGTTCATGCTCTTCGTGAGCCGCCCCATCGCCGTCGGCGTGCTCCTAGCGCCCTTTAAGACGAATCCCAGCCAGGTCGCGCTCGTAAGCTGGGCGGGCCTGCGCGGAGCAGCTTCGGTCGTCTTTAGTCTCTTTGCCGTGGTGGCCGGCGTTCCCGGCGGACACGACCTATTTGACCTGGTGTTTGTGATTGCCGCGTCGAGCATCGTGGTGCAGGGCTCGCTGCTGCCGGCGGTGGCGAAGAAACTCGATATGATCGATGCGACCGGCGACGTGCGCCGCACCTTTAACGACTACCGCGACGAGGACGGCATGTCGTTTGTAAAGCTCAAGGTGGGCGCTGGCCATCCGTTTGCCGGACGCTCGCTCGCGGACATTGGCAGCGCGACGGACATGCTCGTGGTCCTGGTGCTGCGCGACGGGGCGCATCCGGTACTGCCCAATGGCGACACCGTGATCCAGGAAGGCGATCTGCTGGTGATGGCCGCCCCAACGTTCGAAGAGCGTGCCGAGGTTACGCTGCGCGAGGTCACCGTGACTCCCCACGGTCGCCTGGCCGGTCAGCGCCTGCGCGATGTGCCGCAAGGCAAGCATCCGTTTATTGTAGTGATGCTCAAGCGCGACGGCCAAACGATCATTCCCGACGGCGACACCCTCATATACGCCGGCGACGAAGCCGTCATCGCCACGCTCGCGTCGTAGCGGCCAGGGGTTAGCTAATTTGCGACGAAGAAATCAAGCGCCTAGAGAACCTCATGCCTTCGCTCGCAGATTTGGATTTGCCCGAGGAGTAAAGCACCCCTCCCCCATGTAACCATCCTGTAAATCATAGCGGCGCACTCGGGTTTTGCTGTGATTCGGTCGCGCCTGACGCTCCACTGTGCTAAAGTATCCCGAACGTTCAAACGACTACGAGGGGGAACTAGAAGATGGCACGTGTGCACAACTTCTCAGCTGGCCCGGCCGCGCTGCCTACAAGCGTGCTCGCCGAGATCGCCGACGAGATGATGGACTACCGCGGTTGCGGCATGTCCGTGCTCGAGATGAGCCATCGATCTAGCATGTACCAGCAGATCATCGACGACGCCGAGGCAACCCTGCGCCGCCTGCTGAGCATCCCCGACAACTACCGTGTCCTGTTTTTGCAAGGCGGCGCCACGCTGCAGTTTGCGGGCATCCCCATGAACCTCATGCGCCGCGGCCGCGCCGGCTACGTCGTGACCGGCAACTTTGCCAACAAGGCGTACAAGGAGGCCGCCAAGTACGGCGAGGCCGTGCTGCTCGCGAGCTCCGAGGACACCAACTTCGACCGCATTCCCACCATGGCCGACATCAACGTGCGCATTGCCGCCGAGGCCGCGGGCGACGGGCTCGACTACGTCTACATCTGCCAGAACAACACTATCTTTGGCACCATGTACCACGAGCTGCCCGATTGCGGCGACGTACCGCTGGTCGCCGATGTCTCGAGCTGCTTTCTGTCGCAGCCGCTCGACGTTGAGCGCTACGGGCTCATTTACGCCGGCGCGCAAAAAAACGCCGGCGCCGCGGGCGTGACCGTGGTCATCGTGCGCGAAGACCTCATCGCCGAAGGCCCCGCCTTTGCGCAGACGCCGCAGTACCTGAACCTCAAGACCCAAGCCGCCAAGGGCTCCATGCTCAACACGCCCAACACCTTTGGCATCTACGTGTGCGGCAAGGTGTTCCACTGGGTCGAGCAAAGCGGCGGACTTGCCGCCATGGCCGAGCGCAACTGGGCCAAGGCCAACCTGCTCTACGACCTGCTCGAGCACAGCGAGCTGTTCCATGGCACCACGCAGGCCGACAGCCGCTCCATCGCCAACGTCACCTTCCGCACCGGCGACGCCGAGCTCGATGCGACCTTTGTTGCAGGCGCGGCCGAGCACCAGATTCAAAACGTCAAGGGCCATCGCCTGGTGGGCGGCATGCGCGCCAGCGTCTACAACGCCGTAACCATGGAAGACGTGCAGGCCCTGGCCTCGTACATGAAGGACTTCGA
Proteins encoded in this region:
- a CDS encoding serine/threonine protein phosphatase; translated protein: MAIYVTSDAHGHVRALDEALSKISLTSDDTLYVLGDMIDRGPDPVGVIKLVRSLPNARVLKGNHEQIMLDAIIGQDPLDAETWDINGGWTTREQLNDMEFEAYEELVRWMAALPLYAVAETEERPYLLVHAGIEMKAARAFLLEHGVDCADGVGAVGADRELLQQMLAVQSADDLLWIRHGYWDAPTGLLSAEGKGPVVVSGHTPTVSLGRYCEVGGLAGLDEESGRGQIVRLGGEDTAGVPDRIDIDCAAATGSEFGRVGILRLDDGAEFYANIRPGE
- the serC gene encoding 3-phosphoserine/phosphohydroxythreonine transaminase — protein: MARVHNFSAGPAALPTSVLAEIADEMMDYRGCGMSVLEMSHRSSMYQQIIDDAEATLRRLLSIPDNYRVLFLQGGATLQFAGIPMNLMRRGRAGYVVTGNFANKAYKEAAKYGEAVLLASSEDTNFDRIPTMADINVRIAAEAAGDGLDYVYICQNNTIFGTMYHELPDCGDVPLVADVSSCFLSQPLDVERYGLIYAGAQKNAGAAGVTVVIVREDLIAEGPAFAQTPQYLNLKTQAAKGSMLNTPNTFGIYVCGKVFHWVEQSGGLAAMAERNWAKANLLYDLLEHSELFHGTTQADSRSIANVTFRTGDAELDATFVAGAAEHQIQNVKGHRLVGGMRASVYNAVTMEDVQALASYMKDFEAQHSLSPRSN
- a CDS encoding potassium/proton antiporter — encoded protein: MNQILLFIGLVIILCLTIKPVGKKLPFPTLLIFIALGMLLGVNGPAHIDFSDYALTETVCSTALLFIMFYGGFNTNIDRAKPVAAPAVLLSTLGVVITAGITGVFAHFVLGFDWIGGLLLGSVVASTDAASVFSVLREHSLSLRGGTDSLLEVESGSNDPVAYMLTAVLATLAAGGDINIPVLLTKQIILGVGLGLAIGWTSSRLIERAHATAEGAQTIFLFAVAIVAYALPSYLGGNGFLAVYLAGIVLGASDITGKVEMAHFFDTLTEMAEMTIFFLLGLLVTPARLPQMLLPGLALMAFMLFVSRPIAVGVLLAPFKTNPSQVALVSWAGLRGAASVVFSLFAVVAGVPGGHDLFDLVFVIAASSIVVQGSLLPAVAKKLDMIDATGDVRRTFNDYRDEDGMSFVKLKVGAGHPFAGRSLADIGSATDMLVVLVLRDGAHPVLPNGDTVIQEGDLLVMAAPTFEERAEVTLREVTVTPHGRLAGQRLRDVPQGKHPFIVVMLKRDGQTIIPDGDTLIYAGDEAVIATLAS